One Carassius auratus strain Wakin chromosome 4, ASM336829v1, whole genome shotgun sequence DNA segment encodes these proteins:
- the LOC113066017 gene encoding uncharacterized protein LOC113066017 isoform X1 — translation MKRREPPLTSSGVRRRARISLEKRLHDIAEDCLLESEPTQTQKVETDSITNDTQSNNDSRLPQIDDHLDFVCTDDIGEVTERQHVSESDSESESEFADEPVSLVESLANWSVQFGVSLVALTALLTLLRLYHPELPKDARTILKTKTEYKIQQKCGGLYHYRGILTAMHNTLNHLIGKIADGFTFRLQINIDGLPLFKSSNLQLWPILGLLLSFPMKEPVVIGLFSGTKKPNAPDEFLRDFTHELKQLQEGFFFRGKKVFIELDSVICDTPARAFVKNTKAHNGYHGCDKCCQPGVYVNNRMTYPRNDFVLRTDSSFSDRVDEEHHHHGPHGFSGLDVGMVSRFPLDYMHLVCLGVTRRLLNIWLRGPLTFRLSSSLVDQISQSLIQMRAYIPAEFARKPRSLRDLDRWKATELRQFLLYTGSVALAPHLDCDVYNNFMLLYTGICILVSPQLCSMFNNYEKMLLTTFVSHFGELYGKDGLVYNVHGLVHLSADAQLHGSLDSISAFPYENYLNTLKKFVRKPEFPLAQIIRRLSEVEDIRTVELPCKALRRQHYVGPVPDGLQATAQYRQLQTEQWSIKVSTGDNVFAIDKDICVIYNIVQSVEGIYVVFKVLTQMDNFYNYPMSSDFLRVFIVSHPTGPFRVAKISQISHKCVLLPYKDRFVVMPFLHSQSYSAEMD, via the coding sequence ATGAAAAGGAGGGAACCGCCTTTGACAAGCTCTGGAGTCAGACGGAGGGCTCGTATTTCCCTCGAGAAACGACTTCATGACATTGCAGAAGACTGTCTATTAGAATCAGAACCAACTCAAACTCAAAAAGTTGAAACAGATTCCATCACAAATGACACCCAAAGCAACAATGACTCTAGACTCCCTCAGATAGATGACCATTTAGATTTTGTTTGCACAGATGATATTGGAGAAGTGACAGAAAGACAACATGTTTCAGAGTCTGATTCTGAATCAGAATCTGAATTTGCAGATGAGCCAGTCAGCCTTGTTGAAAGTTTAGCCAATTGGTCTGTACAGTTTGGTGTTTCTTTAGTAGCCCTCACAGCCCTCCTTACTTTGTTGAGATTGTACCACCCAGAATTGCCTAAGGATGCTCGAACCATccttaaaacaaaaactgaatacAAAATCCAACAAAAATGTGGTGGTTTGTATCATTATAGAGGAATTCTGACAGCTATGCATAACACCCTGAACCACCTAATTGGAAAGATTGCAGATGGCTTTACTTTTAGATTGCAAATCAATATTGATGGTTTACCCTTATTTAAGAGCTCTAATTTACAGTTATGGCCCATTTTAGGACTTCTCTTGAGTTTCCCAATGAAAGAACCTGTTGTCATTGGGCTTTTTAGTGGTACTAAAAAACCAAATGCCCCTGATGAATTTTTGAGAGATTTTACCCATGAGTTAAAGCAGTTGCAGGAAGGGTTCTTTTTCAGAGGAAAAAAGGTTTTCATTGAACTAGATTCTGTTATATGCGATACTCCTGCTAGAGCTTTTGTAAAAAACACGAAAGCTCACAATGGATACCATGGATGTGATAAGTGTTGCCAGCCAGGTGTTTATGTTAACAACAGAATGACATACCCCAGAAATGATTTTGTTTTACGGACTGATTCATCATTTTCAGACAGAGTTGATGAGGAGCATCATCATCATGGACCACATGGATTTTCTGGTCTAGATGTGGGCATGGTGTCTAGATTCCCTTTAGATTACATGCACCTTGTGTGTTTAGGTGTCACAAGgagattattaaatatttggcTCAGGGGTCCTTTGACGTTTCGCTTGTCCTCCAGTCTTGTTGATCAGATTTCTCAAAGTCTAATTCAGATGCGTGCGTACATACCAGCTGAGTTTGCAAGGAAGCCGAGGTCTCTGAGAGATCTAGACCGTTGGAAAGCTACTGAACTAAGACAGTTTCTGTTGTATACTGGCTCTGTTGCTCTGGCACCACATTTAGATTGTGATGTATACAATAACTTTATGTTATTGTATACTGGTATTTGCATCCTTGTCAGTCCTCAGCTGTGTTCTATGTTTAACAATTATGAGAAAATGCTACTAACAAcatttgtaagtcattttggGGAGCTTTATGGAAAAGATGGCTTAGTGTATAATGTGCATGGCTTGGTCCATTTGTCAGCTGATGCACAACTGCATGGTTCTTTAGACTCCATCTCAGCTTTTCCATATGAAAATTACCTCAATACACTGAAGAAGTTTGTGAGAAAGCCAGAATTTCCTCTTGCACAGATAATACGAAGGTTATCAGAGGTTGAAGACATCAGAACTGTCGAGCTCCCCTGTAAAGCTTTAAGAAGGCAACATTATGTTGGACCTGTTCCCGACGGCCTTCAAGCTACAGCACAATACAGGCAGCTGCAGACTGAACAGTGGTCAATTAAAGTTTCCACTGGCGATAATGTTTTTGCTATAGACAAAGACATATGTGTTATCTATAACATTGTTCAGTCTGTCGAGGGCATATATGTAGTGTTTAAAGTTTTAACACAGATGGACAATTTCTACAACTATCCAATGAGCTCGGATTTTCTCAGAGTATTCATTGTCTCTCATCCAACAGGACCGTTTAGGGTAGCCAAAATATCACAGATCTCTCACAAGTGTGTGCTCCTTCCTTACAAAGATAGATTTGTTGTCATGCCCTTCTTGCACAGCCAAAGTTATAGTGCAGAGATGGATTAG
- the LOC113066423 gene encoding gastrula zinc finger protein XlCGF57.1-like gives MEIIKEESEDVKIEETLRVENEETEEQKKMEIIKEESEETFTVKHEQTDLMALKEESEELNEMKEIDHDLKNEETSFTCLQTEKISRKRSKNRGRKHYFICETCGRSFIKKESLNRHMRVHIGEKPHTCSRCRKSFDQHENLEVHMRTHRKKLYNCSECGKSFGQKRHFEGHMRIHSERQSYTCPQCGKSFNHKGRFEHHIRTHTGEKPFTCQQCGRSFSQKGNLDRHMSVHTGEKPYICLQCGRDFNRKENLNSHMSIHTRKSLFTCQQCRVSFTQKEGFNRHMKIHNVEQLYTCKQCGESFDQHGNLEVHMETHREKPYTCFECGKSFCQKQQFEYHLRTHTGEKPYTCPQCGKGFNHKPHLESHKMIHTGEKPFTCQQCGRSFSQKGSLNKHIMRHTDEKPFKCGHCGKSFKNKTAFTHHMSFHI, from the exons ATGGAgattattaaagaggagagtgaagacgtgaagattgaagaaacattgAGAGTCGAAAATGAAGAAACTGAGGAACAAAAAAAGATGGAgattattaaagaggagagtgaagaaacattcacagtcaaacatgaacaaacag ATCTGATGGCActgaaagaggagagtgaagaactgaatgaaatgaaagagatagatcatgatttaaaaaatgaagaaacatCTTTTACTTGTTTACAGACTGAAAAGATTTCTAGAAAAAGGTCTAAAAACAGAGGACGAAAACATTATTTCATCTGCGAAACATGTGGAAgaagtttcattaaaaaagaaagcCTTAACAGACACATGAGGGTTCACATTGGAGAGAAGCCTCACACCTGCTCTCGGTGTAGAAAGAGTTTTGATCAACATGAAAaccttgaagtccacatgagaaCTCATAGAAAGAAACTCTACAATTGCtctgagtgtggaaagagtttcggTCAAAAACGACACTTTGAAggtcacatgagaattcactctGAAAGGCAATCCTACacatgccctcagtgtggaaagagttttaatCATAAAGGACGTTTTGAACACCACATAAgaactcacactggagagaagcctttcacctgccaacaATGTGGAAGAAGTTTCAGCCAAAAAGGAAACCTTGACAGGCACATGAgtgttcacactggagaaaagccttacaTCTGCCTACAGTGTGGAAGAGATTTCAACCGCAAAGAAAACCTCAACTCCCACATGAGCATTCACACTAGAAAGAGTcttttcacctgccaacagtgtagAGTAAGTTTCACTCAAAAAGAAGGCTTTAACAGACACATGAAAATTCACAATGTAGAGCAGCTTTACACATGCAAACAGTGTGGAGAAAGTTTTGATCAACATGGAAACCTTGAAGTCCACATGGAAACTCATAGAGAGAAACCCTACACATGCTttgagtgtggaaagagtttctgtcaaaaacaacagTTTGAATACCACTTGAGAactcatactggagagaaaccctaCACATGCCCTCAGTGCGGAAAAGGTTTCAATCATAAACCACACTTGGAAAGCCACAAaatgattcacactggagagaaacctttcacctgCCAACAATGTGGAAGAAGTTTCAGCCAAAAAGGATCCCTTAACAAGCACATAATGCGACACACTGACGAGAAACCGTTTAAATGTGGacactgtggaaagagttttaaaaataaaacagcatttacacACCATATGAGTTTTCACATTTGA
- the LOC113066017 gene encoding uncharacterized protein LOC113066017 isoform X2 produces the protein MFLLIEFTETKTVNIISESWFEDGVTWWPNYKSDERINRAIQKCEEPGEDWKKFDVRVLSRTGDYLKARDKLRASLTCNTSELQTDDEEEVIRKRKIKPRQIFGDTDSDSEPEGGIKRRYHNLSTCLPPPIPPPTPDIPSTETCQTSIRPLPDLRQIEYSSFTAAPPVHFNAAGMPSSPLRHCSVGYVPNLMPLEDGYYTVPPVATPTSDRPSSSMGHISTMPQMSKEHSFRPTFRLGKMGTGPIPCSAAQLHILTLLENVKEQQTQLAFAVSNLAARLGTENPVAEMPHNISVPLATMPEVEELEEWLKDSRNARAKQNMISALGAVGGQNTKRITWNILHRLFSDSVAKKINWKGVNGKKCFKEMHTRSLLIRAVRSNPSSTGAADTDIDSYAIRWFNLASDRGGGRKERERAKEALTEISHGN, from the exons atgtttctacTCATCGAATTTACAGAAACAAAAACTGTCAACATTATATCCGAGTCGTGGTTTGAGGATGGTGTCACTTGGTGGCCAAATTATAAAAGTGATGAACGCATAAATAGAGCTATCCAAAAATGTGAAGAGCCAGGAGAAGACTGGAAAAAGTTTGATGTCCGAGTCCTCTCAAGAACTG GTGATTACCTTAAAGCAAGAGACAAACTGAGGGCCTCACTGACCTGTAATACCTCTGAGTTACAAACAGATGATGAGGAAGAAGTCATTAGGAAGAGAAAAATTAAGCCAAG GCAAATCTTTGGTGATACAGATTCTGACAGTGAGCCAGAGGGTGGTATAAAGAGGAGATACCACAATCTCTCCACTTGTCTACCGCCACCTATTCCTCCACCTACTCCTGACATACCATCAACTGAAACCTGCCAGACTTCCATTAGACCTCTGCCAGATCTGAGGCAGATTGAATATTCTTCTTTCACTG CAGCACCACCTGTCCACTTTAATGCAGCTGGAATGCCTTCCAGTCCGCTACGCCACTGCTCTGTTGGATATGTCCCCAATCTGATGCCTCTTGAAGATGGATATTATAcag TGCCTCCAGTTGCTACACCTACCTCTGACAGGCCATCAAGCTCTATGGGCCACATCTCTACCATGCCTCAAATGTCAAAGGAGCATTCCTTCAGGCCCACGTTTAGACTGGGGAAGATGGGCACTGGACCTATTCCTTGCTCTG CTGCACAGCTGCACATTCTAACATTGTTAGAAAATGTTAAGGAACAGCAAACACAGCTTGCCTTTGCTGTCAGTAATCTTGCTGCACGACTGGGGACAGAAAATCCTGTGGCTGAAATGCCTCACAATATCAGTGTTCCACTGGCCACTATGCCTGAAGTTGAGGAGCTGGAGGAGTGGCTTAAAGATTCAAGAAACGCACGGGCTAAACAAAACATG ATATCTGCTCTGGGTGCTGTTGGAGGACAAAACACCAAAAGAATCACCTGGAACATACTTCATAGGCTTTTCTCAGATTCAGTAGCTAAAAAAATTAACTGGAAAGGAGTCAATGGGAAGAAGTGTTTCAAAGAAATGCACACAAGAAGTTTGTTGATCA gAGCTGTAAGGAGTAACCCGTCCTCTACCGGAGCAGCAGATACTGACATCGATTCTTACGCTATCCGTTGGTTCAATCTTGCCTCTGACCGTGGCGGCGGCCGGAAAGAACGTGAAAGAGCCAAAGAGGCATTAACTGAG ATATCTCATGGGAATTAA